In Gossypium hirsutum isolate 1008001.06 chromosome D06, Gossypium_hirsutum_v2.1, whole genome shotgun sequence, one genomic interval encodes:
- the LOC107949194 gene encoding low affinity sulfate transporter 3, producing the protein MVSLPNVSFSVEMHNNNQQQQQDLEDSGRTERAKWLINSPEPPYLWQELVSGIRKNVFPHRGNHSLGAMSFFQALFPILSWGKTYNASKLKDDFMAGLTLASLSIPQSIGYANIAKLDPQYGLYTSVVPPLIYALMGSSREIAIGPVAVVSMLLSSIVPNVVDPVVDPSGYRKFVFTVTFFAGTFSIFGLFRLGFLVDFFSHAAIVGFMAGAAIVIGLQQLKGLFGLNHFTTKTDVVSVLGSVLKSVPHEWHPLNFSLGCLFLVFLLVARSIGRRNKKLFWLPAIAPLLSVILSTLIVYLTKADEHGVKIIKHLKGGLNPSSLHQLQLNGPHVAQAAKIGLISAVVALTEAIAVGRSFASIKGYHLDGKKEMMAMGFMNVAGSFTSCYVATGSFSRTAVNFSAGCQTAVSNIVMAITVVVALELFTKLLYYTPISILASIILSALPGLIDINEAYYIWKVDKLDFLACLGAFFGVLFVSVEIGLLAAVTISFAKIVLNSIRPSVEQLGRLPRTDTFCEVNQYPMAIESETPGLLTFGISSGLLCFANANCIRERIMRLVTEEGGTKETEKDTGQILILDMSNVMNIDTSGIFALEELHNNLVSLGIKLAMVNLRWQVIHKLKVAKVVEKIGIEWIFLTVGEAVDACLASKLV; encoded by the exons atggtttcctTGCCTAACGTGTCCTTCTCTGTGGAAATGCACAACAACAACCAGCAGCAGCAGCAAGACCTGGAGGATTCCGGTCGAACCGAGAGAGCTAAGTGGTTGATTAATTCACCGGAGCCTCCTTACTTATGGCAAGAACTTGTTAGTGGTATCAGAAAGAATGTGTTTCCTCATAGAGGAAACCACTCCTTAGGTGCCATGTCCTTCTTTCAAGCTCTATTTCCAATCCTCAGCTGGGGAAAGACTTATAATGCTTCAAAGCTTAAAGATGATTTCATGGCAGGTTTAACTCTTGCAAGCCTTAGCATTCCTCAG AGTATTGGATATGCTAATATAGCCAAACTTGATCCACAATATGGCCTGT ATACAAGCGTCGTCCCACCTCTTATTTATGCATTAATGGGGAGTTCAAGAGAGATAGCAATTGGACCAGTGGCTGTTGTTTCAATGCTGTTATCTTCCATCGTTCCAAACGTGGTGGATCCTGTAGTTGACCCCAGTGGATATAGAAAGTTTGTTTTCACTGTGACTTTTTTTGCTGGGACTTTCT CCATATTTGGATTGTTTAG ATTGGGGTTCCTAGTGGATTTCTTTTCACATGCTGCAATTGTTGGATTCATGGCGGGTGCAGCCATTGTCATAGGCCTTCAACAACTGAAGGGATTATTTGGATTGAACCACTTCACTACTAAAACAGACGTGGTATCAGTCTTGGGATCGGTTCTCAAATCAGTTCCACATGAA TGGCATCCTCTGAATTTCAGCCTAGGTTGTCTGTTTCTAGTATTCCTCCTGGTTGCCAGGTCTATA GGAAGAAGAAACAAAAAGCTGTTCTGGTTACCAGCAATTGCTCCTCTTTTATCAGTCATATTATCTACACTGATAGTATATCTTACAAAAGCTGATGAACATGGGGTGAAGATAATAAAACACTTAAAAGGAGGCCTAAATCCAAGTTCACTCCATCAATTACAGCTTAACGGACCGCATGTTGCACAAGCTGCCAAAATTGGACTAATTTCTGCTGTTGTTGCTCTCACT GAAGCCATTGCAGTTGGTCGATCATTTGCTTCAATCAAAGGATACCATTTAGATGGGAAAAAGGAAATGATGGCTATGGGCTTCATGAACGTAGCAGGGTCTTTTACTTCTTGCTATGTAGCTACTG GTTCATTTTCTAGGACTGCAGTGAATTTCAGTGCAGGCTGCCAGACTGCAGTGTCGAACATAGTAATGGCCATTACAGTGGTAGTGGCATTGGAGTTGTTTACCAAGCTCTTGTATTACACTCCCATTTCCATCCTTGCTTCCATTATCCTCTCTGCACTTCCTGGACTTATTGACATTAATGAAGCTTACTATATCTGGAAAGTCGACAAATTAGACTTCCTAGCTTGTCTTGGCGCCTTCTTCGGCGTCTTGTTCGTATCTGTGGAAATCGGTCTTCTAGCCGCT GTAACTATCTCGTTTGCCAAGATAGTGTTGAACTCGATTCGACCAAGCGTTGAACAACTAGGAAGACTTCCTAGAACAGATACCTTTTGTGAGGTTAATCAGTATCCCATGGCTATTGAAAGTGAAACTCCAGGACTGTTGACATTTGGAATAAGTTCTGGCTTACTTTGCTTTGCCAACGCCAATTGCATAAGAGAAAG AATAATGAGGCTCGTGACAGAAGAAGGTGGAACAAAAGAAACTGAAAAAGACACAGGGCAAATCTTAATCCTCGACATGTCCA ATGTGATGAACATAGACACTTCTGGGATTTTTGCACTTGAAGAACTTCACAACAATCTGGTTTCACTAGGAATAAAA TTGGCAATGGTGAACCTAAGGTGGCAAGTGATCCACAAGCTAAAAGTAGCAAAAGTTGTGGAGAAGATTGGAATAGAGTGGATTTTCCTTACTGTTGGCGAAGCTGTGGATGCATGCCTTGCTTCTAAACTGGTATAG
- the LOC107949408 gene encoding uncharacterized protein has protein sequence MSEILANSKEENSPQEQQQRSKANNMPRANLNVLPPHPWFPVNSKDDSDIGLESDGYFEEQDSEDKKEEEIRQLEFQVALTQELTNMMIRKLQELRLEVFLIGLENENLKKKLRQLTHNWLNP, from the exons ATGAGTGAGATACTAGCCAATAGCAAGGAGGAGAATTCTCCTCAAGAGCAGCAGCAACGCTCAAAAGCAAACAACATGCCTAGGGCTAACCTTAACGTGCTCCCTCCACACCCCTGGTTCCCCGTCAAtag CAAGGATGATAGTGATATTGGACTTGAAAGTGATGGATATTTTGAAGAACAAGATTCTGAAGACAAAAAAGAAGAG GAGATCAGGCAATTGGAATTTCAAGTCGCTTTAACTCAAGAACTTACCAATATGATGATTCG TAAGTTGCAG GAGCTTCGACTTGAAGTCTTTCTAATTGGTCTAGAGAATGAAAACCTGAAGAAGAAACTTCGTCA GTTAACTCATAACTGGTTAAACCCATAA